The proteins below are encoded in one region of Acidithiobacillus ferrooxidans ATCC 23270:
- the hisC gene encoding histidinol-phosphate transaminase, protein MSDSATTALMQGLLRPELLASKAYAVADGEGLIKLDAMENPYGLPAALREQWLESLTDAPLNRYPDAHPTLLMEGLKAHIGLPAGIELMLGNGSDELIQILVTAVAGSRRPIMAVDPSFVMYRLLAQQLGLPFVGIPLDADFQLDLPAMLAAIAAQQPAIIFLDWPNNPSGSLFPETDLEAIVAAAPGLVVVDEAYHAFSQKTFADHLGRTPNLLLLRTMSKEGLAGMRLGMLAGPAAWIQELDKLRLPYNINVLTQRSASFYLRHTEVLNAQAEILRVERERLFKAIRACGLSVWPSAANFLLFHAPGRAAVLFSGLRAGGVLIKAFTGHPRLGEYLRVSVGTPAENDRFLAVLESLL, encoded by the coding sequence ATGAGCGACAGCGCTACGACCGCCCTGATGCAGGGCCTGCTCCGCCCGGAATTGCTGGCCAGCAAGGCCTATGCGGTGGCAGACGGCGAGGGGCTCATCAAACTGGATGCCATGGAGAACCCCTATGGCTTACCGGCGGCCTTGCGTGAGCAATGGCTGGAGAGCCTGACCGACGCGCCCCTCAATCGCTATCCCGACGCACACCCGACCCTCCTCATGGAGGGGCTCAAGGCCCACATCGGCCTGCCTGCCGGAATAGAACTCATGCTCGGTAACGGCTCCGATGAGCTGATCCAGATTCTGGTGACCGCAGTAGCAGGCAGCCGACGCCCCATCATGGCGGTAGACCCCAGTTTCGTCATGTACCGGCTGCTGGCGCAGCAGCTTGGTCTGCCTTTTGTGGGTATTCCCCTGGATGCGGACTTCCAGCTCGACCTTCCGGCCATGCTGGCGGCCATCGCCGCGCAACAACCCGCCATCATTTTTCTCGACTGGCCCAACAATCCCAGTGGCAGCCTTTTCCCCGAGACCGATCTGGAGGCCATTGTCGCTGCAGCGCCGGGCCTGGTGGTGGTGGATGAGGCCTATCACGCCTTCAGTCAGAAGACCTTTGCCGATCACCTGGGACGCACCCCCAACCTCCTCTTGCTGCGCACCATGTCCAAGGAGGGGCTGGCGGGGATGCGGCTGGGAATGCTGGCGGGGCCCGCCGCATGGATTCAGGAACTGGACAAGCTGCGCCTGCCTTACAATATCAATGTACTCACCCAGCGCAGCGCGTCCTTCTACCTGCGTCACACCGAAGTACTGAATGCCCAGGCCGAAATTCTGCGTGTCGAGAGGGAACGGCTCTTCAAGGCCATCCGTGCCTGCGGCCTTTCGGTCTGGCCCAGCGCCGCCAATTTCCTGCTCTTTCATGCCCCGGGGCGGGCAGCGGTGCTGTTCTCAGGCCTGCGCGCGGGTGGAGTGCTCATCAAAGCCTTTACAGGCCACCCCCGCCTCGGCGAATATCTACGGGTCAGTGTCGGCACTCCCGCTGAAAATGACCGCTTTCTGGCCGTATTGGAGTCCTTACTGTGA
- the hisB gene encoding imidazoleglycerol-phosphate dehydratase HisB: MNPRQAEVERNTLETQIRVTLNLDGSGQADLHTGLPFLDHMIHQIVRHGLFDMHIQAQGDLDIDAHHTVEDIGIALGQAFARAVGDKAGIQRYGHAYVPLDEALSRVVVDLSGRPGLIFAVEFPRAQVGDFDVDLFHEFFQGFVNHAQVTLHLDTLRGSNTHHIAETLFKACGRALRMAVAPDPRMAGAVPSTKGTLTL; encoded by the coding sequence GTGAATCCGCGCCAAGCCGAGGTGGAAAGAAACACCCTCGAAACCCAGATCCGTGTCACCCTGAATCTCGATGGTTCCGGGCAGGCCGACCTGCACACCGGATTACCCTTTCTTGACCACATGATCCACCAGATCGTCCGTCATGGTCTTTTCGACATGCACATTCAGGCTCAGGGCGATCTCGATATCGACGCTCACCACACGGTAGAAGACATCGGCATCGCCCTCGGTCAGGCCTTTGCCCGCGCCGTGGGGGACAAGGCCGGCATCCAGCGCTATGGCCATGCCTACGTGCCCCTTGACGAGGCGTTGTCGCGGGTGGTGGTGGACCTTTCCGGTCGTCCCGGACTGATCTTCGCGGTCGAATTCCCACGCGCCCAGGTCGGGGACTTTGATGTCGATCTCTTTCATGAGTTTTTCCAGGGCTTCGTCAACCACGCTCAGGTAACCCTGCATCTGGATACCCTGCGCGGCAGCAATACCCACCACATCGCCGAGACCCTCTTCAAGGCCTGTGGACGTGCCCTGCGCATGGCGGTCGCCCCTGACCCGCGCATGGCGGGCGCCGTGCCCAGCACCAAAGGCACCCTGACCCTATGA
- the hisH gene encoding imidazole glycerol phosphate synthase subunit HisH, with amino-acid sequence MSAAATRVGIVDYGMGNLYSVAKAVEHLGGKPIVSGRGSELAATDRIIFPGVGAFGDCMAALEARELGDFIRTAAQTRPFLGICLGMQMLMDSSTEHGEHAGLGLLPGRVIAFPEEALRTADGRRLKIPHMGWNELHQQMQHPLFAGVPQNAWFYFVHSFYVEPSAPGILAASSDYVLPFCAAVAADNLFALQCHPEKSGIAGLRLIGNFLDWDGDRGADHAI; translated from the coding sequence ATGAGCGCAGCGGCGACACGCGTCGGTATCGTCGACTACGGTATGGGCAACCTCTACTCGGTGGCCAAGGCCGTAGAGCATCTGGGCGGCAAACCGATCGTCAGCGGCCGGGGCAGCGAACTGGCCGCTACGGACCGCATCATCTTCCCGGGCGTCGGCGCCTTCGGTGACTGCATGGCGGCGCTGGAGGCGCGGGAGCTCGGCGACTTCATCCGCACCGCCGCGCAGACCCGGCCATTTCTCGGCATCTGCCTCGGGATGCAGATGCTCATGGACAGCAGTACGGAGCATGGCGAACATGCCGGACTCGGTCTGCTGCCGGGGCGGGTGATTGCTTTCCCGGAAGAGGCTCTGCGTACGGCCGACGGCCGACGCCTGAAGATCCCACACATGGGCTGGAATGAACTGCATCAACAGATGCAACATCCGCTGTTTGCCGGCGTTCCCCAGAACGCCTGGTTTTATTTCGTCCACTCCTTCTACGTGGAGCCCTCTGCCCCCGGCATACTCGCGGCCTCCAGCGATTATGTCCTTCCTTTCTGTGCGGCGGTCGCTGCGGACAACCTTTTCGCCCTGCAATGCCATCCGGAAAAGAGTGGCATAGCGGGTCTGCGCCTGATCGGGAATTTTCTCGACTGGGATGGCGATCGCGGAGCCGACCATGCCATTTAA
- the hisA gene encoding 1-(5-phosphoribosyl)-5-[(5-phosphoribosylamino)methylideneamino]imidazole-4-carboxamide isomerase, translating to MLLIPAIDLKGGNCVRLRQGRMEDDTVFSDDPVATAQRWVEAGAKRLHIVDLDGAVQGEPVNAHAIAAICAGFPDLEIQVGGGIRSEEQIETYIQAGVRYVIIGTQAVKAPGFVADATVSFPGHIMVGIDARDGKVATEGWSKLSRHDPIDLAQRFAADGIEAIIYTDISRDGMLSGPNISATVALAQAVPVPVIASGGIANLEQVLALKAHESDGITGAITGRAIYEGTLDFSQARAQAEA from the coding sequence ATGCTGTTGATTCCGGCCATCGACCTCAAGGGCGGGAACTGTGTGCGTTTACGGCAAGGCCGGATGGAGGACGACACGGTATTCTCGGATGATCCGGTCGCCACGGCACAGCGCTGGGTAGAGGCGGGCGCCAAACGGCTGCACATCGTCGATCTCGACGGCGCTGTCCAAGGAGAACCGGTCAATGCGCACGCCATAGCCGCCATCTGTGCGGGTTTCCCTGACCTTGAAATTCAGGTCGGCGGTGGTATCCGCAGCGAAGAACAGATCGAAACCTATATCCAGGCCGGGGTTCGCTACGTGATCATCGGCACCCAGGCGGTCAAGGCCCCCGGTTTCGTCGCCGATGCCACCGTAAGTTTTCCTGGCCATATCATGGTGGGTATCGACGCCCGTGACGGCAAAGTGGCTACTGAAGGCTGGTCCAAGCTATCCCGTCACGACCCCATCGATCTCGCACAACGCTTCGCCGCCGACGGCATAGAAGCCATCATCTACACCGACATCAGCCGCGACGGCATGCTCAGCGGCCCCAATATTTCTGCGACGGTTGCGCTGGCTCAGGCGGTGCCCGTGCCGGTCATCGCCTCGGGCGGTATTGCCAATCTGGAACAGGTACTGGCGCTCAAGGCCCATGAGAGTGACGGTATCACCGGCGCCATTACCGGGCGCGCCATTTATGAAGGGACCCTGGACTTTTCTCAGGCCCGCGCCCAGGCCGAGGCCTGA
- the hisF gene encoding imidazole glycerol phosphate synthase subunit HisF: MKGPWTFLRPAPRPRPEQVLASRVIPCLDIDHGRVVKGVQFVALRDAGDPVEVAKRYNDEGADEITFLDISASYEERGTLADMVSAVAAQVFIPLTVGGGVRCVEDIRTLLLAGADKVSINSAAVNDPELVRAAARRFGNSCIVVAIDAKRVEDHWEVFTHGGRRGTGLDAVAWAQRMAAYGAGEILLTSMDRDGTGIGFDLALTRAISDAVPVPVIASGGVGEIRHFVEGIQQGRADAVLAASVFHFGQFRISEVKARMAAAGIPVRTTR; encoded by the coding sequence ATGAAGGGACCCTGGACTTTTCTCAGGCCCGCGCCCAGGCCGAGGCCTGAGCAGGTGCTCGCCAGTCGCGTCATACCCTGCCTCGATATCGACCATGGGCGCGTGGTGAAAGGCGTTCAGTTCGTCGCCCTGCGCGATGCCGGTGATCCGGTGGAAGTCGCCAAACGCTACAACGACGAGGGTGCCGACGAAATCACCTTTCTGGACATCTCCGCCAGTTATGAAGAGCGCGGCACCCTGGCCGATATGGTGTCCGCCGTGGCGGCGCAGGTCTTTATCCCACTGACCGTAGGTGGTGGCGTGCGTTGCGTCGAAGATATCCGCACCCTGCTCCTCGCCGGTGCCGACAAGGTCAGCATCAACAGCGCCGCCGTGAATGACCCGGAACTGGTACGCGCCGCCGCCCGGCGTTTCGGCAACTCCTGCATCGTCGTCGCCATCGACGCCAAGCGGGTAGAGGATCACTGGGAGGTCTTCACCCATGGCGGCCGGCGCGGTACCGGTCTGGACGCGGTGGCCTGGGCGCAGCGTATGGCGGCATATGGTGCCGGCGAAATCTTGCTCACCAGCATGGACCGCGACGGAACGGGCATCGGTTTCGACCTCGCCCTCACCCGCGCCATCAGCGACGCCGTACCAGTACCCGTGATCGCCTCCGGTGGGGTGGGAGAGATCCGGCACTTTGTCGAAGGCATCCAGCAGGGGCGTGCTGATGCGGTGTTGGCCGCCAGCGTCTTCCACTTCGGCCAGTTTCGCATCTCCGAGGTCAAGGCACGGATGGCTGCCGCGGGGATTCCGGTGCGCACAACCCGCTAA
- the hisIE gene encoding bifunctional phosphoribosyl-AMP cyclohydrolase/phosphoribosyl-ATP diphosphatase HisIE: MSEPEAQHAAILAAVRWNADGLVPAIAQDARSGRVLMLAWMNADALLATLRDGLGTYWSRSRQALWRKGETSGHIQHLVDLRLDCDGDTLLLRVIQEGPACHTGEQTCFFLGQPGEQGWQHQAPPPGSILDSLQVTLHNRRTADPGQSYVAQLLHGGQDRILKKVGEEATEFVIACKNHESKHIVAEAADLVFHLMVALEERDLHIDDVLGELARREGMSGLEEKAARRL; the protein is encoded by the coding sequence ATGAGCGAACCGGAAGCGCAGCACGCCGCCATACTCGCCGCCGTGCGCTGGAATGCAGACGGCCTGGTGCCTGCCATCGCCCAGGATGCCCGCAGCGGCAGGGTGCTCATGCTGGCCTGGATGAACGCCGACGCATTGCTGGCGACACTCCGTGACGGCCTTGGCACCTACTGGTCGCGCTCCCGGCAGGCACTCTGGCGTAAAGGCGAGACCTCCGGCCATATTCAACATCTGGTGGATCTGCGCCTGGACTGCGATGGCGATACACTCCTCCTGCGAGTCATTCAGGAAGGTCCTGCCTGCCATACCGGGGAGCAAACCTGCTTCTTCCTCGGCCAACCCGGCGAGCAGGGCTGGCAGCATCAGGCCCCGCCTCCTGGCAGCATCCTCGACAGCCTGCAGGTCACCCTGCACAATCGGCGAACGGCTGATCCCGGCCAATCCTATGTGGCGCAACTGCTCCACGGCGGTCAGGACCGGATCCTGAAAAAAGTCGGGGAGGAAGCTACCGAATTTGTCATCGCTTGCAAGAATCATGAGTCGAAGCATATCGTTGCAGAGGCGGCGGACCTCGTATTCCATTTGATGGTAGCCCTGGAGGAAAGGGATTTACACATTGATGACGTCCTCGGAGAACTGGCGCGACGTGAAGGAATGTCCGGCCTGGAAGAAAAAGCGGCAAGGCGTCTATAA
- the tatA gene encoding Sec-independent protein translocase subunit TatA, with amino-acid sequence MGAFSIWHLIIILLIVVALFGTTKLRNVGSDLGSAIKSFRSAVKEEEEKKESIGRTIDAEVQPSKEHETVNR; translated from the coding sequence ATGGGCGCTTTTAGTATCTGGCATTTGATCATCATTCTGCTCATCGTGGTTGCCCTGTTTGGTACCACGAAGCTGCGCAACGTGGGTTCCGACCTCGGTTCCGCCATCAAGAGCTTCCGGTCCGCCGTCAAGGAGGAGGAGGAAAAGAAGGAAAGCATCGGCCGCACTATTGATGCCGAGGTCCAGCCCAGCAAAGAACACGAAACCGTCAACCGCTGA
- the tatB gene encoding Sec-independent protein translocase protein TatB has translation MFDFSFGELALLGIIALLVVGPEKMPQIARTAGKWYGAMRRTMTSLRSEVEQQLLLDDLRQEANKLRDYAHEELLPADITASDTPKTTGEKPEMKDAHQQGELDIMPATQHADLPGPEDRVH, from the coding sequence ATGTTCGACTTCAGCTTTGGCGAACTCGCGCTGCTCGGAATCATCGCGCTGCTCGTGGTCGGGCCGGAGAAAATGCCCCAAATCGCGCGCACCGCGGGGAAGTGGTACGGCGCCATGCGGCGTACCATGACGAGTCTGCGCTCCGAGGTTGAGCAGCAGTTGTTGCTGGATGATCTGCGCCAGGAAGCCAACAAACTGCGTGACTATGCCCACGAGGAGTTGCTGCCTGCCGACATCACCGCTTCAGACACCCCGAAAACAACCGGTGAGAAGCCCGAAATGAAGGACGCTCACCAGCAGGGTGAACTCGATATCATGCCGGCAACGCAACACGCAGACCTGCCGGGACCGGAAGACCGCGTACATTGA
- the tatC gene encoding twin-arginine translocase subunit TatC has translation MDKLAENTFIGHLLELRRRVLFAVIAIFVGFLISYPFSKTIYNILAAPLIDILPKGSHLIYTSLPEVFLTYVQLSLLSGFILALPVVLYQFWAFIAPGLYEHERKAFFPLIFASIFLFIGGMLFAYFIVFPNAFRFFVSFSGGDITAMPKVDSYLSLIVKFSLAFGLAFQIPILIIVLVRVGVLQVATLQHGRRYAFLICAIASALLSPPDVLSMVMLLIPMYMLFELGLFFAARLPGPRPAEEDTGDNDIAPSSHSIDEKDSDTSRS, from the coding sequence ATGGACAAATTGGCGGAAAACACCTTTATCGGCCATTTGCTGGAGTTGCGCCGCCGCGTGTTATTTGCAGTGATCGCTATTTTTGTTGGCTTTCTGATCTCCTATCCTTTCTCCAAAACGATTTATAACATTCTCGCGGCCCCGCTTATTGATATATTACCAAAGGGCAGTCATTTAATTTATACCAGTTTACCCGAAGTATTTTTGACCTACGTGCAGCTTTCTTTGTTGTCCGGATTTATTCTGGCGCTACCTGTCGTGCTCTATCAATTCTGGGCCTTCATAGCGCCCGGCCTCTATGAGCATGAGCGCAAGGCCTTTTTTCCGCTGATCTTTGCCTCCATTTTTCTGTTCATCGGCGGCATGCTCTTTGCGTACTTTATCGTATTTCCCAATGCCTTCCGGTTTTTCGTGAGCTTTTCTGGCGGTGATATCACCGCCATGCCCAAAGTGGATAGTTACCTCTCGCTCATCGTCAAGTTCTCCCTGGCCTTCGGTCTGGCCTTCCAGATCCCCATTCTCATTATTGTACTGGTACGCGTCGGGGTGCTGCAGGTGGCCACACTGCAGCACGGTCGCCGCTATGCCTTCCTGATTTGCGCCATCGCCTCTGCATTGCTCAGTCCTCCCGACGTGTTATCCATGGTCATGCTCCTCATCCCCATGTATATGCTTTTTGAACTCGGATTATTTTTCGCCGCAAGATTGCCCGGGCCTCGGCCTGCGGAAGAAGACACCGGGGATAATGATATTGCTCCGTCATCCCACAGCATTGACGAGAAGGATAGTGATACATCACGAAGCTGA
- a CDS encoding form I ribulose bisphosphate carboxylase large subunit — protein MAVKTYNAGVKDYRNTYWEPDYSVKDTDILAVFKITPQAGVDREEAAAAVAAESSTGTWTTVWTDLLTDLDYYKGRAYRIEDVPGDDTCFYAFIAYPIDLFEEGSVVNVFTSLVGNVFGFKAVRALRLEDVRFPIAYVKTCGGPPHGIQVERDIMNKYGRPLLGCTIKPKLGLSAKNYGRACYEGLRGGLDFTKDDENVNSQPFMRWRQRFDFVMEAIQKAEAETGERKGHYLNVTAPTPEEMYKRAEYAKEIGAPIIMHDYITGGFCANTGLANWCRDNGMLLHIHRAMHAVLDRNPHHGIHFRVLTKILRLSGGDHLHSGTVVGKLEGDREATLGWIDIMRDRFIKEDRSRGIFFDQDWGSMPGVMPVASGGIHVWHMPALVTIFGDDSVLQFGGGTLGHPWGNAAGAAANRVALEACVEARNRGVAIEKEGKAVLTEAAKHSPELKIAMETWKEIKFEFDTVDKLDVAHK, from the coding sequence ATGGCCGTCAAGACCTATAACGCGGGTGTGAAGGATTACCGGAACACCTATTGGGAACCGGATTACAGCGTCAAGGATACCGATATCCTTGCCGTGTTCAAGATTACTCCCCAGGCGGGCGTGGATCGTGAGGAGGCCGCTGCTGCGGTTGCCGCCGAATCCTCTACCGGCACCTGGACCACGGTGTGGACGGACCTTCTCACCGACCTTGACTACTACAAGGGGCGCGCATACAGGATTGAAGACGTTCCGGGCGATGATACCTGTTTCTATGCGTTCATTGCCTACCCCATCGATCTCTTCGAAGAAGGTTCCGTGGTCAACGTCTTCACCTCGCTGGTTGGTAACGTCTTCGGCTTCAAGGCGGTACGTGCCCTGCGCCTGGAAGACGTCCGTTTCCCCATCGCCTACGTCAAGACCTGCGGTGGGCCACCCCACGGGATTCAGGTCGAACGCGACATCATGAACAAGTATGGTCGCCCATTGCTGGGCTGCACCATCAAACCCAAGCTGGGTTTGTCGGCCAAGAACTATGGTCGCGCCTGCTATGAAGGTCTGCGTGGTGGACTCGACTTCACTAAAGATGACGAAAACGTCAATAGCCAGCCTTTCATGCGCTGGAGGCAGCGTTTCGACTTCGTCATGGAGGCCATCCAGAAGGCCGAGGCCGAGACCGGAGAGCGTAAGGGGCACTACCTGAACGTTACCGCCCCGACTCCGGAGGAAATGTACAAGCGTGCGGAGTACGCCAAGGAAATCGGCGCACCCATCATCATGCACGATTACATCACCGGCGGCTTCTGCGCCAACACGGGTCTGGCCAACTGGTGCCGCGACAACGGCATGCTCCTGCACATTCACCGCGCCATGCATGCGGTGCTGGACCGCAACCCTCACCACGGCATCCACTTCCGTGTGCTGACCAAGATTCTCCGTCTGTCCGGCGGCGATCACCTGCACTCGGGTACCGTGGTCGGCAAGCTCGAAGGCGACCGTGAGGCGACCCTGGGCTGGATCGACATCATGCGTGATAGATTCATCAAGGAAGATCGCAGCCGAGGCATCTTCTTCGACCAGGACTGGGGCTCCATGCCGGGTGTGATGCCGGTCGCTTCCGGTGGTATCCACGTTTGGCACATGCCGGCGCTGGTCACCATCTTTGGTGATGACTCGGTGTTGCAGTTCGGTGGCGGCACCCTCGGTCATCCCTGGGGCAATGCCGCAGGTGCTGCGGCCAACCGCGTCGCGCTGGAAGCCTGTGTGGAAGCCCGCAACCGCGGTGTGGCCATCGAGAAGGAAGGCAAGGCTGTTCTCACTGAGGCGGCCAAGCACTCCCCCGAACTCAAGATTGCCATGGAAACGTGGAAAGAGATCAAGTTCGAATTCGATACGGTCGACAAGCTGGACGTTGCCCATAAATAA
- a CDS encoding ribulose bisphosphate carboxylase small subunit, whose amino-acid sequence MSEVQDYKSRLSDPASRKFETLSYLPALTAEQIRQQVAYIVSKGWNPAVEHTEPENAFGNYWYMWKLPMFGETDVDTILKEAEACHKANPHNHVRIVGYDNFKQSQGTSLVVYRGKTV is encoded by the coding sequence ATGAGTGAAGTACAGGATTACAAATCCCGTCTCTCCGACCCGGCGAGCCGGAAGTTCGAGACACTGTCTTACCTGCCCGCCCTGACCGCGGAGCAGATCCGTCAACAGGTTGCGTATATTGTTTCCAAGGGCTGGAATCCGGCGGTAGAACATACCGAACCGGAAAACGCCTTCGGCAACTACTGGTATATGTGGAAGTTGCCCATGTTCGGCGAAACGGACGTGGACACCATTCTGAAAGAAGCGGAAGCCTGCCATAAGGCGAATCCCCATAACCACGTCCGTATCGTCGGCTATGATAACTTCAAGCAGTCCCAGGGTACTTCCCTGGTAGTCTATCGGGGCAAGACCGTATAA
- a CDS encoding CbbQ/NirQ/NorQ/GpvN family protein, protein MNDQLTEYRIKKAPYYRATGDETELYEAAYSVRMPMMLKGPTGCGKTRFVEYMAYKLGKPLITVACNEDMTASDLVGRFLLDPQGTRWQDGPLTLAARLGAICYLDEVVEARQDTTVVIHPLTDNRRVLPLEKKGELVQAHPDFQLVISYNPGYQSLMKDLKQSTKQRFGALDFNYPDHEIEAEIVSHETGVNKEVADKLVSIAERARNLKGHGLDEGISTRMLVYAGSLINKGVEAKAACRVTLVRPITDDPDMRDALDAAVTTYF, encoded by the coding sequence ATGAACGACCAGTTGACTGAATACCGCATCAAGAAAGCACCTTACTACCGTGCCACCGGCGATGAAACAGAACTTTACGAAGCCGCTTACAGCGTGCGCATGCCGATGATGCTCAAAGGTCCCACCGGCTGTGGCAAGACCCGCTTCGTAGAGTATATGGCCTACAAACTGGGCAAACCGTTGATTACGGTAGCATGCAATGAAGACATGACGGCCTCTGACCTGGTCGGACGTTTCCTGCTCGACCCCCAGGGCACCCGCTGGCAGGATGGCCCATTGACCCTGGCCGCGCGTCTGGGCGCCATCTGCTATCTGGATGAGGTGGTGGAAGCCCGTCAGGATACCACGGTGGTTATCCATCCGCTGACCGACAACCGCCGGGTACTGCCCCTGGAGAAGAAGGGCGAACTGGTGCAAGCCCATCCCGATTTCCAGTTGGTGATTTCTTACAACCCAGGCTATCAGAGCCTCATGAAGGATCTGAAGCAGTCCACCAAGCAGCGTTTCGGGGCCCTGGATTTCAACTACCCCGATCACGAAATCGAGGCAGAAATTGTCTCTCACGAAACCGGGGTCAACAAGGAAGTCGCCGACAAGCTGGTGTCCATCGCCGAGCGCGCCCGTAATCTGAAGGGCCATGGTCTGGATGAAGGCATTTCCACCCGTATGCTGGTCTACGCAGGTTCCTTGATCAACAAGGGTGTTGAGGCGAAGGCCGCCTGCCGGGTGACCCTGGTACGTCCGATCACCGATGATCCCGATATGCGTGACGCTCTGGACGCCGCAGTCACCACGTACTTCTGA